A region of Pongo pygmaeus isolate AG05252 chromosome 15, NHGRI_mPonPyg2-v2.0_pri, whole genome shotgun sequence DNA encodes the following proteins:
- the LOC129012286 gene encoding small ribosomal subunit protein eS19-like, translating to MVILSSVSLLKTIELHILNCELCGTWTISLKLLLKKWTEPSPLAGSVQAGLHDAGVTVKDVNQQEFVRALAAFLKKSGKLKVPEWVDTVKLAKHKELAPYDENWFYTRAASTAWQLYLWGGAGVGSMTKIYGGCQRKGVMPGHFSRGSKSVAHGVLQALEGLKMVKKDQDGGRKLTPQGQRDLDRIAGQVAVANKKHQNKPCWVNKLPHSLKKKKKKC from the coding sequence ATGGTGATCCTCAGTTCTGTGAGCTtgctaaaaaccattgaattacatattttaaattgtgaGTTATGTGGTACATGGACTATCTCATTAAAGCTGTTACTTAAAAAATGGACTGAGCCCTCTCCCCTGGCTGGCAGCGTGCAGGCTGGGCTGCATGATGCTGGAGTTACTGTAAAAGACGTGAACCAGCAGGAGTTCGTCAGAGCTCTGGCAGCCTTCCTCAAAAAGTCTGGGAAGCTGAAAGTGCCCGAATGGGTGGACACCGTCAAGCTGGCCAAGCACAAAGAGCTTGCTCCCTACGATGAGAACTGGTTCTACACACGAGCTGCTTCCACAGCGTGGCAACTGTACCTCTGGGGTGGCGCTGGGGTTGGCTCCATGACCAAGATCTATGGGGGATGTCAGAGAAAAGGCGTTATGCCTGGCCACTTTAGCCGAGGCTCCAAGAGTGTGGCCCACGGGGTCCTCCAAGCCTTGGAGGGGCtaaaaatggtgaaaaaggaCCAAGATGGGGGCCGCAAACTGACACCTCAGGGACAGAGAGATCTGGACAGAATCGCCGGACAGGTGGCAGTTGCCAACAAGAAGCATCAGAACAAACCATGCTGGGTTAATAAATTGcctcattcattaaaaaaaaaaaaaaaaaaatgctga